From one Ignavibacteria bacterium genomic stretch:
- a CDS encoding purine-nucleoside phosphorylase, which yields MPLVAVIAGSGITIGTPTGDSIQFDSIPGVPATTVAGHNGTIGMQQIGTQQALVMSGRLHQYEGHSQTTLARPLEYLKSQGVTHLIVTSAVGALNRSLQAADVTIIDDVIGMIDSLGTAGRFPVNRDWAGATREACLRKGLGLRSVTYVQTRGPQYETRAEIRMFRRMGADVIGMSMVPELTAARTLGLSCIALAVVTNTTSEVQLPVLGHHHVLHTAAQAARTTAEVIESAIFAA from the coding sequence ATGCCCCTCGTTGCCGTTATCGCCGGTAGTGGTATCACGATAGGAACACCAACCGGTGACAGTATTCAATTTGATTCTATACCGGGTGTACCCGCTACAACTGTTGCCGGACATAACGGTACCATTGGCATGCAGCAGATTGGTACCCAGCAGGCCCTGGTCATGAGCGGGCGCCTGCATCAATACGAAGGACACAGCCAGACCACTCTGGCACGACCACTGGAATACCTGAAGTCGCAGGGCGTTACCCACCTCATCGTTACCAGTGCCGTTGGTGCGCTCAACCGTTCGCTTCAAGCAGCCGATGTTACAATCATTGATGATGTTATTGGGATGATAGATTCACTCGGTACTGCCGGACGCTTCCCTGTGAACCGCGACTGGGCAGGTGCAACCCGCGAGGCTTGTCTGAGAAAGGGGCTAGGGTTACGTAGTGTTACCTACGTCCAGACCCGTGGTCCACAATACGAAACCCGGGCTGAGATCCGAATGTTTCGTCGGATGGGTGCCGACGTCATCGGCATGAGTATGGTTCCCGAGCTGACGGCAGCACGCACACTTGGCTTGTCCTGTATTGCTCTTGCCGTTGTTACCAATACAACATCCGAAGTACAGCTGCCTGTTCTCGGTCACCACCATGTGCTACACACTGCAGCGCAGGCCGCCCGCACCACAGCTGAAGTGATAGAATCGGCTATTTTTGCAGCATGA
- a CDS encoding YicC family protein: protein MIKSMTGFGKAQGEVLGSTVTVEIKSVNGRYLEPSVRLPKEWAHIEQGIREVIRDRISRGSVNVFVRRESTLATDDVVVNIPAAEAYVVALQTIQNELNLPGTIGIEMVARYDAVFRGVADADADASKELLPLVSMAVDGLDVMRTNEGAILANDMAERLESITTMLTRAENLSAQRIPLERERLREKVRQLMNDEAVDEQRLQLEIVLLSEKLDVSEESVRLRSHIKHYRADLEKGGAVGRRLNFLVQEMNREVNTIGSKAADADIALLVVGMKEELERIREQVQNIE from the coding sequence ATGATAAAAAGCATGACGGGGTTTGGAAAGGCCCAAGGTGAAGTACTGGGAAGCACGGTTACGGTAGAAATAAAAAGTGTGAACGGACGCTACCTGGAACCGTCCGTGCGCCTTCCTAAGGAGTGGGCACATATTGAACAGGGTATCCGTGAAGTGATACGGGACCGTATCAGCCGTGGCAGTGTGAACGTTTTTGTACGGAGAGAATCAACGCTGGCCACCGATGATGTTGTTGTGAATATCCCTGCAGCAGAGGCCTACGTTGTGGCACTGCAAACCATACAGAATGAACTCAATCTGCCCGGCACCATTGGTATTGAAATGGTTGCACGGTACGATGCAGTGTTCCGTGGCGTGGCCGATGCCGATGCCGATGCCTCGAAAGAACTCCTGCCACTCGTCTCTATGGCAGTTGATGGTCTGGACGTCATGCGGACAAACGAAGGTGCTATTCTCGCCAATGATATGGCTGAACGCCTGGAGTCAATTACCACCATGCTCACCCGTGCCGAAAACCTCAGTGCACAACGCATTCCACTGGAAAGGGAACGCCTCAGAGAGAAAGTCCGTCAGCTCATGAATGACGAAGCTGTCGACGAACAGCGACTCCAGCTGGAAATTGTTCTTTTGAGCGAAAAGCTGGATGTGAGTGAAGAAAGTGTTCGTCTGCGAAGCCATATTAAACATTACCGTGCCGACCTAGAGAAAGGCGGAGCCGTTGGACGACGTCTGAACTTCTTGGTGCAGGAAATGAACCGCGAAGTAAACACCATCGGAAGCAAGGCTGCCGATGCTGACATTGCACTCCTGGTTGTGGGAATGAAGGAAGAACTGGAACGGATTCGTGAACAAGTGCAAAACATAGAATGA
- the gmk gene encoding guanylate kinase, which translates to MSKSLIVLSAPSGAGKTTVARHLLQVFPMLRFSVSATTRPKRRGEVDKKDYHFLSRDEFKRRIEQGDLIEYEEIFGNYYGTLKSVVQESLTRREFILFDVDVKGALSLRTAFPNDSLLIFVAPPDMQTLAERLRNRRTETEEQIQMRLARAEMEMGHIDAFDHVLVNSVLNQTLESAETIVQKNIAGSGEQQQLEL; encoded by the coding sequence ATGAGCAAGAGCCTGATTGTGCTGAGCGCACCCAGCGGCGCAGGCAAAACAACGGTTGCCCGACACTTGCTCCAGGTGTTTCCCATGCTTCGGTTTAGCGTCAGCGCCACAACCCGGCCAAAACGACGCGGTGAAGTTGATAAAAAAGATTATCACTTCTTGTCGCGTGATGAATTTAAACGTCGCATCGAACAGGGCGATCTCATCGAGTACGAAGAGATCTTTGGTAATTACTACGGAACCCTGAAAAGTGTTGTACAGGAATCCCTGACCCGCCGTGAATTTATTCTGTTCGATGTTGATGTGAAGGGGGCTTTAAGTTTGCGTACAGCATTCCCCAACGATTCGCTGCTGATTTTTGTTGCTCCTCCGGATATGCAGACACTGGCAGAAAGACTGCGGAACCGAAGAACGGAAACTGAAGAACAGATACAAATGCGTCTGGCTCGTGCCGAGATGGAGATGGGGCATATCGATGCATTTGACCATGTTCTGGTCAATTCAGTTCTGAACCAAACGCTGGAATCTGCAGAAACCATTGTCCAAAAAAACATTGCGGGATCGGGAGAGCAACAGCAGTTAGAGCTATGA